DNA sequence from the Pedobacter sp. W3I1 genome:
TTTCAACAAAGTTTGAACGATTATTACAACCAGCCAGTAACCCAACTTCCCAATGTTCAATATTTTGCAGATAAGTTTGGGTTAACAGCCAACTATTTTGGCGACATCATTAAACACTTTACCCGAAAATCTGCCATCGAAAATATCCACGAATTTGTGATTAAAAAAGCAAAGGAATTACTCGAAAAAAACAGGGAAATGAATAGTACTGAAGTGGCTTACGAATTAGGCTTTGAATACCCCAATTACTTTTCTAAATTCTTTAAAAAGCAGGTCAATCTAACACCAAAAGAATATCGGCTGCGAGCGATAAAAAATTAAATAAAGAGACTGTATCATAAATATAGATTGTCATCCTGAGAGTTAATTTATTGTATAAAAATCAATATAAATGACAGGGTTTTTTAAAGGAGATAAGTGGTATCGGGTATCGTCATTGCGAGGCCGGATATGAGCGAGCCGAAGCAATCTATTATATATTTTTATAATCAAAAAGATTGCTTCACTCTTACGCAAGCCCTTTCTTCAGTTCGCAATGACGAAATTAAGACCCAAAACTCACGTTAACTTAATAAAAATCATAAATCATGGAGAAGAAATAGACGGGATCCGAACCACATCATATACCTGCAATGCCAAACCTTATTATCAGTGTCCTTCATCATTTAAAAGCATGTATACTATCGAAACGACAAGAAAATGGAATGTATTGAATTACCGTTCAGGCTAAATTAAAAGCCTGGTTGATAAATTTGTGTAATTTTAGTTATATAATTAACAATAATCATAAATAGACTGTAAACAATGACAAGTGAATGGGATAAATTCGAACATCTTTTTAAACGACAGGAAGCTCCTGCCAAAACCATTCTTTTACAAGAAGGCCAGATCTCGAAAACCATGTTCTTTATTGAAAAAGGATGTTTACGGACCTGGGTTAATAACGACGGCAGGGAAATTACAACCCAGTTTTTCTTTGAAGGCGATAAAGTGTCTTCTATTGAAAGTTTCAGGGCAAATCAGCCAAGCTTATATAACATTGAAAGTATAGAACCCTGTATTTTACAGACCATTTCACAACAAGACTTTCAAAATGCTTTAGAAAATTTGCCTGAAATCAAAGAGGAAATGCAGGAACATTTATTCAGACGACTTTTAAACGCTCAAAAAACTTTCTATTCCTATCTTAAAAATAACCCTCAACAGCGTTACAAGGAGCTTATTGAAGAACATCCCCATATTATCCAGCGTATTCCGCAACATTATATCGCATCTTATTTGGGTATTACTTCTGTTTCATTAAGCCGGATCCGAAACAGGCGATAAGTTCATTTTACTCACAATCTTTTTACTATATTTTGTGTTCGCGAATCGTTTTGCGATTTCTTTACAATTGTTATCGTCTGTGCATTTGCTACTGCTCAACTTTGGAGAATAAATTTTAAGCAAAGTAAAAATGAAAGTAGTAATTGTATTTAATCATCCCCACGAGGGAAGTTTTGGAAACGCAATTTTAGATGCCGTAATCAAGGGGCTTCAAAGTGCAAATCACGAAGTTGACCTGATGCATCTTGATAAGGATGGATTTAAACCAGTAATGTCAAAGGCAGATTTGAAAGCCTTCGTTGAACACAAGCCGATCGACCCACAAGTAATAGACTATAATGAGCGTTTGGAAAAAGCTGACCATCTGATATTTATTTTCCCGATTTGGTGGGACCTGATGCCTGCAATGACCAAAGGATTTGTTGACAGGGTTCTCACTCCGGGAATTGTGTATGACCACCACCCCCGCGGTTTTGGCCTAGTACCACTTTTAAAAAACCTAAAAGGGGTAACCATTATCACAACAATGAATAAACCCAAAATAATGTATTCCTTGCTCATTGGAAATCTAATCAGGAAAGCAATGATAAAAAGCGTTTTTAAAACCATGGGTTACAAAAACCTTAAGTGGATCAGCTATAACATGGTAAAGTCTGTCAGTCAGGAAAAAAGGGTAAAATGGCTGACTGATATTGAAAACAGGTCTTCAAAACTTAATTAAATAAACCTCGGCATGTGAAACTGAACAGTTGATCGTTATGTTGTGATATAAATCGATATTAACCCAGAAATTTGCATTCGGGCTTTTTGCTTTCTTGGGTAACACTCAATTGTACCATATAATGAATAGTGAACCTGCGATTAAAAAAAGGATAATACACCATTATTATTGATAATTTTAATAAAAACAAGCGCTTAGT
Encoded proteins:
- a CDS encoding Crp/Fnr family transcriptional regulator — its product is MTSEWDKFEHLFKRQEAPAKTILLQEGQISKTMFFIEKGCLRTWVNNDGREITTQFFFEGDKVSSIESFRANQPSLYNIESIEPCILQTISQQDFQNALENLPEIKEEMQEHLFRRLLNAQKTFYSYLKNNPQQRYKELIEEHPHIIQRIPQHYIASYLGITSVSLSRIRNRR
- a CDS encoding NAD(P)H-dependent oxidoreductase, with the translated sequence MKVVIVFNHPHEGSFGNAILDAVIKGLQSANHEVDLMHLDKDGFKPVMSKADLKAFVEHKPIDPQVIDYNERLEKADHLIFIFPIWWDLMPAMTKGFVDRVLTPGIVYDHHPRGFGLVPLLKNLKGVTIITTMNKPKIMYSLLIGNLIRKAMIKSVFKTMGYKNLKWISYNMVKSVSQEKRVKWLTDIENRSSKLN